Proteins found in one Zea mays cultivar B73 chromosome 1, Zm-B73-REFERENCE-NAM-5.0, whole genome shotgun sequence genomic segment:
- the LOC118476114 gene encoding uncharacterized protein, protein MRAPLPGTGRWDESERVVAWIRPPTPYVPSPSSGWRQPLPQPTPASRTPTRSVLSPSARPLRSSTVFVALGRTRDALRFAILDTPGAGLGVATCRWGVLVDSLARLPSDARPVSHQSFNSVVCRTVPYEALWTCVCIRRASYRGFWGSAGRDC, encoded by the exons ATGAGGGCGCCATTACCGGGCACAGGGAGGTGGGATGAGAGTGAAAGAGTCGTCGCATGGATCCGGCCGCCGACCCCCTACGTTCCTTCGCCGTCCTCGGGCTGGCGGCAACCACTGCCGCAGCCAACTCCGGCTTCGCGGACTCCAACCCGATCCGTCCTGTCACCGTCCgcgcggcctctgcgctcttccaCCGTCTTCGTCGCGCTCGGCCGCACCCGCGACGCGCTTCGATTCGCCATCCTCGATACACCTGGTGCAGGCCTGGGTGTTGCGACTTGCCGCTGGGGGGTTCTCGTGGATTCACTAGCAAGGTTACCCTCGGATGCTCGCCCAGTTTCTCATCAGAGCTTCAACTCCGTCGTGTGCCGCACCGTGCCGTATGAGGCTCTTTGGACTTGTGTCTGCATCCG acgagcaagctacagaggattctggggttcagctggtagagactgctga